One genomic region from Vannielia litorea encodes:
- a CDS encoding aspartate kinase produces the protein MTHTVEKIGGTSMDRIHDLRDTLILGGRGAEALYGRVFVVSAFGGITNLLLEHKKTGAPGVYAAYARGDDAEGEGWEARLTAVANAMRAANARVLDEGEDRVKADAFVDDRIQGARTSLLNLRRLCRHGHFRLSENLAHTRELLAGLGEAHSAYVTTLLLQRAGVNARFIDLSGWRDEGGLDLSDRITSALKGVDMSREMPIVTGYAQCREGLMNEFDRGYSEVTFSQLAALTGAREAIIHKEFHLSSADPKLVGEGAARKLGRTNYDVADQLSNLGMEAIHPKAAKTLRQAEVPLRVTNAFEPEDPGTLIDDRPAETAAVEIVTGLDLFALEVFEQDMVGVKGYDAAILEVLTRHGVRIVSKVSNANTITHYVDSSMKVLRRVENDLAKLYPSAEISTRAISMASVIGRDLSGLSVLTRGLQSIAEAGLEAIGASQGPRNVDVQFILDREALDPAIAALHGALVEGVAPPLVRAA, from the coding sequence ATGACCCATACGGTTGAAAAAATCGGCGGTACCTCGATGGACCGCATTCATGACCTGCGCGACACGCTAATCCTCGGTGGGCGTGGCGCGGAGGCGCTCTACGGCCGGGTCTTCGTGGTCTCGGCCTTCGGCGGCATCACCAACCTGCTGCTCGAACACAAGAAAACCGGCGCGCCCGGTGTCTATGCCGCCTATGCCCGTGGCGACGATGCCGAGGGCGAGGGCTGGGAGGCCCGGCTGACGGCGGTGGCCAACGCGATGCGCGCGGCCAACGCCCGCGTGCTGGACGAGGGCGAGGACCGGGTGAAGGCCGATGCCTTCGTCGATGACCGCATCCAAGGTGCCCGCACCAGCCTGCTCAACCTGCGCCGTCTCTGCCGCCACGGCCACTTCCGCCTGTCGGAAAACCTCGCGCACACCCGCGAGCTACTGGCCGGGCTGGGCGAGGCACATTCGGCCTATGTCACCACCCTTCTGCTCCAACGCGCCGGGGTGAACGCCCGCTTCATCGACCTTTCAGGTTGGCGGGATGAAGGCGGCCTCGACCTGAGCGACCGGATCACCAGCGCGCTCAAGGGCGTCGACATGAGCCGCGAGATGCCCATCGTCACCGGCTACGCGCAATGCCGCGAAGGGCTGATGAACGAGTTCGACCGGGGCTACTCCGAGGTGACCTTCTCGCAGCTGGCCGCCCTCACCGGCGCCCGCGAGGCGATCATCCACAAGGAGTTCCACCTCTCCTCTGCCGACCCCAAGCTGGTGGGCGAAGGCGCGGCGCGCAAGCTGGGCCGCACCAACTACGACGTGGCCGACCAGCTCTCGAACCTCGGAATGGAGGCGATCCACCCCAAGGCGGCAAAGACACTGCGTCAGGCCGAGGTGCCGCTGCGGGTGACCAATGCCTTCGAGCCCGAAGATCCCGGCACGCTGATCGATGACCGCCCCGCCGAGACGGCTGCGGTGGAAATCGTGACCGGTCTCGATCTCTTCGCACTGGAGGTCTTCGAGCAGGATATGGTCGGCGTGAAGGGCTATGACGCGGCCATCCTCGAGGTGCTCACCCGTCACGGCGTGCGCATTGTCTCCAAGGTCTCCAACGCCAACACGATCACCCACTACGTGGACAGTTCGATGAAGGTGCTGCGCCGGGTCGAGAACGACCTCGCCAAGCTCTATCCGTCCGCAGAGATCAGCACCCGCGCCATCTCGATGGCCTCGGTGATCGGGCGTGACCTTTCGGGGCTTTCGGTGCTCACCCGCGGGCTGCAATCCATCGCGGAAGCCGGGCTGGAGGCCATCGGCGCCAGCCAGGGCCCGCGCAATGTGGATGTGCAATTCATCCTCGACCGCGAGGCACTGGACCCGGCGATTGCCGCGCTCCACGGTGCCCTGGTCGAAGGCGTTGCCCCGCCACTGGTACGGGCCGCCTGA
- a CDS encoding energy transducer TonB has protein sequence MRADFPVFVGVAVLLHIAIAFALPKPEGGAMTGGEGGEDAASITAASATTAAMVEEWERPPELEEPVSQAQPEPVEPETTPPEMAALSETLPPTEAPQQVQPDAAEAAPQMDTEPVLQESPVSPSVEVPPAAMAPAQLPATPDLPQVAALPETMRPTLPEQPRATPPAPAEVPDIDTANAEPQQPKTAPDRSIRPRKMPQRPEPPVAEAPKPEPKRTAQPARKQATQQARPAQETAPARAGAKSAGSGGSSQAGIAKNAGARQLSASQKQNLMAQWGAQIRSRIERRKRSPGGRGRVVMRISVAASGQVTGVGIVRSSGNARLDRAALQAVRSAGRMPRAPKQLGGGTQSFNLPMDFN, from the coding sequence ATGAGGGCGGATTTTCCGGTTTTCGTCGGCGTTGCCGTGCTGTTGCACATCGCCATTGCCTTTGCGTTGCCAAAGCCGGAGGGCGGCGCGATGACCGGCGGCGAGGGCGGCGAGGATGCCGCCTCGATCACCGCGGCCAGCGCGACCACGGCGGCAATGGTGGAAGAGTGGGAGCGCCCGCCGGAGCTTGAGGAGCCTGTTTCGCAAGCCCAGCCTGAGCCGGTCGAGCCGGAGACGACCCCGCCCGAGATGGCTGCGTTGTCCGAAACCTTGCCGCCTACGGAGGCGCCGCAGCAGGTGCAGCCCGACGCGGCGGAGGCGGCGCCGCAGATGGATACGGAGCCGGTGTTGCAGGAAAGCCCGGTCTCGCCTTCTGTCGAGGTACCGCCCGCAGCTATGGCTCCGGCGCAACTGCCCGCCACTCCGGACCTGCCGCAGGTGGCCGCGTTGCCCGAAACGATGCGCCCGACATTGCCCGAACAGCCGCGTGCCACGCCGCCTGCGCCCGCAGAGGTGCCTGACATCGACACAGCCAATGCCGAGCCGCAGCAACCCAAGACTGCGCCCGATCGCAGCATCCGGCCCCGGAAGATGCCGCAGCGGCCCGAGCCGCCGGTGGCCGAAGCGCCCAAACCAGAGCCGAAGCGCACGGCCCAGCCAGCGCGGAAGCAGGCCACCCAGCAGGCGAGACCGGCGCAGGAGACGGCTCCCGCGCGTGCAGGGGCAAAGTCAGCCGGGTCGGGCGGCTCGTCTCAGGCGGGAATTGCGAAGAATGCGGGGGCGCGGCAGCTATCGGCCAGCCAGAAGCAGAATCTGATGGCGCAATGGGGCGCGCAGATCCGGTCGCGGATCGAACGGCGCAAGCGCTCGCCGGGTGGCCGGGGGCGGGTGGTGATGCGGATCAGCGTTGCCGCCTCGGGGCAGGTGACCGGCGTGGGTATTGTGCGCTCGTCCGGCAATGCCCGGCTCGACAGGGCGGCTCTTCAAGCGGTGCGGAGCGCGGGGCGGATGCCGCGCGCGCCGAAGCAGCTTGGCGGCGGGACCCAGTCGTTCAATCTTCCGATGGATTTCAACTGA
- a CDS encoding biopolymer transporter ExbD translates to MMDFSDQPRRTSGESVVPMINVVFLLLIFFLMTSSLTPPEPIEVEPPVAQGEEAETGVATLYIGADGALAFEDLRGEAAVDAFVAAGADKAQVRADGKVEAAAVARVMAQLSAAGLTRVELVAVPQ, encoded by the coding sequence ATGATGGATTTCTCGGATCAACCCCGCCGCACCTCGGGCGAATCCGTGGTGCCGATGATCAACGTGGTCTTCCTGCTGCTGATCTTCTTCCTGATGACCTCCAGCCTGACCCCGCCCGAGCCGATCGAGGTGGAGCCGCCGGTGGCGCAGGGCGAGGAGGCGGAGACCGGGGTGGCGACGCTCTACATAGGCGCAGACGGGGCTCTGGCGTTTGAAGACCTGCGCGGGGAGGCCGCGGTGGATGCCTTTGTGGCCGCAGGCGCGGACAAGGCGCAGGTGCGAGCGGATGGCAAGGTTGAGGCCGCCGCGGTGGCCCGAGTGATGGCACAGCTTTCGGCGGCGGGGCTGACCCGTGTCGAGCTGGTGGCGGTGCCGCAATGA
- a CDS encoding biopolymer transporter ExbD — protein sequence MTLFDAPRKPRRPSLTPLIDVVFLLLVFFMLASRFGTDVMLPMPLAGSGGGTAYSGPPRLVDITPEALRLNGVETGEAVLAEALAGLVEQRGDTIILRGRDGADLQRVISVAEALRAAGYTGLVLVE from the coding sequence GTGACCCTCTTCGACGCGCCCCGAAAGCCCAGACGGCCCAGCCTGACCCCGCTGATCGATGTGGTCTTTCTGCTGCTGGTCTTCTTCATGCTGGCCTCGCGCTTTGGCACCGATGTCATGCTGCCGATGCCCTTGGCGGGCAGCGGCGGGGGCACGGCCTACAGCGGCCCGCCCCGGCTGGTGGACATCACCCCGGAGGCGCTTCGGCTGAACGGGGTGGAGACTGGCGAGGCGGTGCTGGCCGAGGCGCTGGCCGGGCTGGTGGAGCAGAGGGGCGACACGATCATCCTGCGCGGGCGTGACGGCGCCGATCTGCAACGGGTGATCTCGGTGGCCGAGGCGCTGCGCGCGGCGGGCTACACCGGGTTGGTGCTGGTCGAATGA
- a CDS encoding MotA/TolQ/ExbB proton channel family protein has translation MILGGQAMRRTLLALALAALSTGAGIGTLHAQDTAPDVTQDAPAAPAAPEAADSAPAVSGGADTAPSAASETPPAIGGSDAGASGAEAGEAAEQTEAAAPAEEATPAAAEPAEPAEPQLSALERMTDFLIQGGPAIWAISALSVLTLALILWKIWRFSAAGAWSRKHSFRAVGMWTDGQRDDALSSLARRRGVRSRMTRAAMLARRELDEESAREEVSRVAKRELSRLSGGLRALELIATIAPLLGLLGTVLGMIDAFQTLQESGNRADPAMLAGGIWEALLTTAAGMAVAIPASIALTWFESIRDGVREDMEDIAARLFVADAPPQTQLARAAE, from the coding sequence ATGATCCTTGGCGGACAGGCCATGCGCCGAACCCTTCTAGCCCTGGCCTTGGCCGCTCTTTCAACCGGAGCCGGGATCGGGACGCTACACGCGCAGGACACGGCGCCGGATGTTACCCAAGATGCGCCCGCCGCACCTGCGGCCCCCGAGGCCGCCGATTCGGCACCTGCGGTGAGCGGAGGGGCCGACACGGCGCCGAGTGCCGCGAGCGAAACCCCGCCGGCTATTGGTGGCTCCGATGCCGGAGCGAGTGGTGCTGAGGCGGGCGAAGCCGCCGAGCAGACAGAAGCTGCGGCGCCTGCCGAGGAGGCCACTCCGGCCGCGGCCGAGCCTGCCGAACCCGCAGAGCCGCAGTTGAGCGCTTTGGAGCGCATGACCGACTTTCTTATTCAAGGCGGGCCGGCGATCTGGGCGATTTCGGCGCTTTCGGTGCTGACGCTCGCGCTGATCCTCTGGAAGATCTGGCGCTTCTCTGCCGCCGGGGCGTGGTCTCGCAAGCATTCCTTCCGGGCGGTTGGGATGTGGACGGACGGGCAGCGGGATGACGCGCTCTCCAGCCTTGCGCGGCGGCGCGGGGTGCGCAGCCGGATGACCCGCGCAGCGATGCTGGCGCGGCGCGAGCTGGATGAGGAAAGCGCCCGCGAAGAAGTTTCACGCGTGGCCAAGCGCGAGCTGTCGCGCCTCTCGGGCGGCTTGCGGGCGCTGGAGTTGATTGCCACCATCGCCCCGCTGCTCGGCCTTCTGGGCACGGTGCTCGGCATGATCGACGCCTTCCAGACCTTGCAGGAATCCGGCAACCGGGCCGACCCGGCGATGCTGGCGGGCGGCATCTGGGAGGCGCTGCTGACCACGGCGGCGGGCATGGCGGTGGCGATCCCAGCCTCCATCGCGCTCACATGGTTCGAGTCGATCCGCGACGGCGTGCGCGAGGACATGGAAGACATCGCCGCCCGGCTCTTTGTGGCCGATGCCCCGCCCCAAACCCAACTGGCGCGCGCAGCGGAGTAA
- a CDS encoding efflux RND transporter permease subunit, producing MAQFFIHRPVFAWVLALVTMLAGLFAFTQLPVSQYPDIAPTTVRVSASYSGATASAVENSVTSVIEDAMTGLDGVLYMESTSREGSSSISLVFDESVDPVDAQNNVQSKVSQVEGQLPDTVQSSGVSVTRSTSSILMVGAIVSENGSYSTVELGDLLDTRVSGPVQRTEGVGSINIFGSGYALRVWLDPLSLAEYQLTPSDVTTAISNQNTTVSVGSLGAVPVVEGQQFTATITAQSQLTSVEEFENILLKSEEGGGQVRLGDVARIEIGQESYGGDARFNGENASGFGVNLATGANAVDTAEAVRETLAELEASLPEGVHFETAYDTSPFVELSIEKVYHTLAEAIGLVFIVILLFLQNWRATVIPILAVPVVLAGTFAVLAALGFSINTLTMFAMVLAIGLLVDDAIVVVENVERVMDEDGLEPMPATEKSMGQITGALIGIALVLSAVFLPMAFFGGSTGVIYRQFSVTIISAMVLSALVALILTPALTASLLRRGHGTSFAPAQWFNRGFDRMTNGYAGVVKRLAKAPLVAVLILAGIIAAAGATYSRLPSSFLPQEDQGVMMVMVNLSEGTTTAQTAQVVDEIETYLLTEEAEAVDSTFASLGFGFGGSGQNVAMLFVKLKDFEERKGDDLSAASVIGRATAKFGNNRAGRVIFVQPPAIQGLGNTSGFSMYLVDYGASGTEALMAAAEELEAVAGQDARLSNVRASGTDSEAVLRLVIDQQKAESFGVSVSGVNSILSTIFSGRSVNDFDKDGSLRPVIVQADAQYRMQPENVEDWFAVNASGEMVSFASFITTEWVSTTPSLARIDGTSAISISGQPGSGVSSGEAMDAIAELAEGLEGGYGVAWTGLSYQEQQSGSQAPWLYALSALVVFLSLAALYESWSIPFAVMLAVPVGLAGALAFALIFGQTNDVYFKVGILTTIGLAAKNAILIVEFARDLEVAGRTAVQAAIEAAKMRLRPILMTSLAFMLGVLPLAIATGAGAKAQNAIGIGVLGGMTAATFIGIFVVPAFYVLVRKLSGGRPAG from the coding sequence ATGGCACAATTCTTCATTCACCGCCCGGTCTTTGCCTGGGTGCTCGCCCTCGTCACCATGCTGGCGGGGCTCTTTGCCTTCACCCAACTGCCGGTGTCGCAATACCCCGACATCGCCCCAACCACCGTGCGGGTTTCGGCCAGCTACTCCGGCGCCACCGCCTCGGCGGTTGAAAACTCGGTCACATCGGTGATCGAAGATGCCATGACCGGGCTGGACGGGGTGCTCTACATGGAGAGCACCTCGCGCGAGGGCTCTTCCTCGATCAGCCTTGTCTTCGACGAGAGCGTGGACCCGGTGGATGCGCAGAACAATGTGCAATCCAAGGTCAGCCAGGTTGAGGGCCAGTTGCCCGATACGGTGCAAAGCTCTGGCGTGAGCGTGACACGGTCGACCTCGTCGATCCTGATGGTGGGCGCCATCGTTTCGGAAAACGGCTCCTACTCCACCGTCGAGCTGGGCGATCTGCTCGATACCCGGGTCTCCGGCCCGGTGCAGCGGACGGAGGGCGTGGGCTCGATCAACATCTTCGGCTCGGGCTACGCGCTGCGGGTCTGGCTCGACCCGCTCAGCTTGGCCGAATACCAGCTGACCCCTTCGGATGTGACCACCGCGATCTCGAACCAGAACACCACGGTGTCGGTCGGCTCGCTGGGGGCCGTGCCGGTGGTCGAGGGGCAGCAGTTTACCGCCACGATTACGGCGCAGAGCCAGCTCACCTCGGTCGAGGAGTTCGAGAACATCCTGCTGAAGTCGGAAGAAGGCGGCGGTCAGGTGCGGCTGGGCGACGTGGCGCGCATCGAGATCGGGCAAGAGAGCTACGGCGGTGATGCGCGGTTCAACGGCGAGAACGCCTCTGGCTTCGGGGTAAACCTCGCCACCGGCGCCAACGCGGTGGATACCGCCGAGGCCGTGCGGGAGACACTTGCGGAGTTGGAGGCCTCGCTGCCCGAGGGCGTGCATTTTGAAACCGCCTACGACACCTCGCCCTTTGTCGAGCTTTCGATCGAGAAGGTTTACCACACGCTGGCCGAGGCGATCGGTCTGGTCTTCATCGTGATCCTGCTGTTCCTGCAGAACTGGCGGGCCACGGTGATCCCCATTCTGGCGGTGCCGGTGGTGCTGGCGGGCACCTTCGCGGTGCTGGCCGCGCTGGGCTTTTCGATCAACACGCTGACCATGTTTGCCATGGTGCTGGCCATCGGACTTTTGGTCGATGACGCTATCGTGGTGGTCGAAAACGTCGAGCGGGTGATGGACGAAGACGGGCTGGAGCCGATGCCCGCGACCGAGAAGAGCATGGGCCAGATCACCGGCGCACTCATCGGTATTGCGTTGGTGCTCTCTGCCGTGTTCCTACCGATGGCCTTTTTCGGCGGCTCGACGGGGGTGATCTACCGCCAGTTCTCGGTGACGATCATTTCGGCGATGGTGCTATCGGCCCTCGTGGCGCTGATCCTGACACCGGCGCTCACCGCCTCGCTGCTGCGGCGCGGCCATGGCACCAGCTTCGCCCCGGCGCAGTGGTTCAACCGTGGCTTCGACCGGATGACCAATGGCTATGCGGGCGTGGTGAAGCGGCTGGCAAAGGCGCCGCTGGTGGCGGTGCTGATCCTCGCGGGCATTATCGCGGCGGCGGGGGCCACCTACTCGCGGCTGCCATCGTCCTTCCTGCCGCAAGAGGATCAGGGAGTGATGATGGTCATGGTCAACCTCTCCGAGGGCACCACCACGGCGCAGACGGCGCAGGTGGTGGATGAGATCGAGACCTACCTGCTGACCGAAGAGGCCGAGGCGGTGGACAGCACCTTTGCCTCGCTCGGCTTCGGTTTTGGCGGCTCGGGGCAGAACGTGGCGATGCTCTTCGTGAAGCTGAAGGACTTCGAGGAGCGGAAGGGCGACGACCTTTCTGCCGCCTCGGTGATCGGGCGGGCCACGGCCAAGTTCGGCAACAACCGCGCGGGCCGGGTGATCTTTGTGCAGCCGCCGGCGATTCAGGGGCTGGGAAACACCTCGGGCTTCTCGATGTATCTGGTGGACTATGGCGCCAGCGGCACCGAGGCGCTGATGGCCGCCGCCGAAGAGCTGGAAGCCGTGGCCGGGCAGGATGCGCGCCTGTCCAACGTACGGGCCTCGGGCACCGACAGCGAAGCGGTGCTGCGGCTGGTGATCGACCAGCAGAAGGCAGAGAGCTTCGGCGTGTCGGTGAGTGGGGTGAACAGCATCCTCTCGACCATCTTCAGCGGTCGCTCGGTGAACGACTTCGACAAGGACGGCTCGCTGCGCCCGGTGATCGTGCAGGCCGATGCGCAATACCGGATGCAGCCGGAGAACGTGGAAGACTGGTTTGCCGTCAACGCCTCGGGCGAGATGGTGAGCTTTGCCAGCTTCATCACCACCGAGTGGGTCTCGACCACGCCCTCGCTGGCGCGGATCGATGGCACCTCGGCGATCTCGATCTCGGGGCAGCCCGGCAGCGGGGTCTCGTCCGGCGAGGCGATGGATGCGATTGCTGAACTGGCCGAGGGGCTGGAGGGCGGATACGGCGTGGCCTGGACCGGGCTCAGCTATCAGGAGCAGCAATCGGGCAGCCAGGCGCCGTGGCTCTACGCGCTCTCGGCGCTCGTCGTGTTCCTCTCGCTGGCGGCGCTCTACGAGAGCTGGTCGATTCCCTTTGCCGTGATGCTGGCGGTGCCGGTCGGCCTGGCGGGCGCGCTCGCCTTTGCGCTGATCTTCGGGCAGACGAACGATGTGTATTTCAAGGTCGGCATTCTGACGACCATCGGGCTGGCGGCGAAGAACGCGATCCTGATCGTCGAATTCGCCCGCGATCTGGAGGTGGCAGGGCGCACGGCGGTGCAGGCTGCGATCGAGGCGGCGAAGATGCGGTTGCGCCCAATCCTGATGACTTCGCTGGCCTTCATGCTTGGCGTTCTGCCTCTGGCGATTGCCACCGGGGCCGGGGCCAAGGCGCAGAACGCCATCGGCATCGGAGTGCTGGGCGGGATGACGGCGGCGACTTTCATCGGAATTTTCGTTGTTCCGGCCTTCTACGTGCTGGTCCGCAAGCTCTCTGGTGGCAGGCCCGCGGGGTAG
- a CDS encoding efflux RND transporter periplasmic adaptor subunit, producing the protein MSDPKAAPRRPSTLLAAALAALILALAVAVANAQGMPPGAGGRAPTEVGVMELEEANVPFSVTLPGRAVASAQTEIRPRVGGMVEEILYEPGRRVEAGTPLFSLEPDSYEAAFAAAEAEQASAEAALSTARATVERYERLEGVGATVSEVQTARANVASAEAALKSAEAAVQTAQLDLDRAVLKSPIAGVVDVAAVSVGAIVTANQTDALTTVTQLDPVYVDVVESAARMTRIRERIDSGAMQPGDRLEATLTLESGTTYEGIGRLVSPGTSVSTTTGSIDVRFEFDNAERMILPGQFLRVQIVVGTQRAVLVPQRATTRQADGTLTVFLAVDGKASQVELETSGTHENAWVVTSGVEAGDQVILDGLSNLSDGAEISPVPVTISATGVVEDAVPADAAEEAPAEQAEEAASEAQAEGN; encoded by the coding sequence ATGTCCGATCCGAAAGCGGCGCCGCGCCGCCCCTCCACCCTTCTGGCCGCCGCCTTGGCGGCGCTCATCCTCGCGCTCGCCGTAGCCGTTGCCAATGCACAGGGCATGCCGCCCGGCGCAGGCGGGCGCGCGCCGACGGAAGTGGGGGTGATGGAGTTGGAGGAGGCCAATGTGCCCTTTTCGGTGACCCTGCCGGGCCGGGCGGTGGCCAGCGCGCAGACCGAGATCCGCCCGCGCGTGGGCGGCATGGTGGAAGAGATACTCTATGAGCCGGGCCGGCGGGTGGAGGCGGGCACGCCGCTGTTCAGCCTTGAGCCCGACAGCTACGAGGCGGCCTTTGCCGCAGCCGAGGCCGAGCAGGCCAGCGCCGAGGCGGCGCTGAGCACGGCGCGGGCCACGGTGGAGCGCTACGAACGGCTTGAGGGCGTGGGGGCCACGGTGTCGGAGGTGCAGACGGCGCGGGCCAACGTGGCCTCCGCGGAAGCGGCGCTGAAGAGTGCCGAGGCCGCGGTGCAGACCGCCCAGCTCGACCTTGACCGCGCGGTGCTGAAAAGCCCGATTGCGGGCGTGGTGGATGTGGCGGCGGTTTCGGTCGGGGCCATCGTTACGGCCAACCAGACCGATGCGCTCACCACGGTGACCCAGCTCGACCCTGTTTACGTGGACGTGGTCGAGAGCGCTGCCCGGATGACCCGCATCCGCGAGCGGATCGACAGCGGGGCGATGCAACCCGGCGACCGGCTGGAGGCCACGCTGACGCTGGAGAGCGGCACCACCTACGAGGGCATCGGGCGGCTGGTGTCGCCGGGCACGAGCGTCTCGACCACCACCGGCTCGATCGACGTGCGCTTCGAGTTCGACAATGCCGAGCGGATGATCCTGCCCGGCCAGTTCCTGCGGGTGCAGATCGTTGTCGGAACGCAGCGGGCGGTGCTGGTGCCGCAACGGGCGACCACCCGGCAGGCCGATGGCACGCTCACCGTGTTTCTGGCGGTGGACGGCAAGGCGAGCCAGGTGGAGCTGGAAACCTCCGGCACCCATGAGAACGCGTGGGTGGTGACCTCGGGCGTGGAGGCGGGCGATCAGGTGATCCTCGACGGGCTCTCGAACCTTTCGGACGGGGCCGAGATCAGCCCTGTGCCGGTGACCATCAGCGCGACGGGCGTGGTGGAAGATGCGGTGCCCGCCGATGCGGCTGAGGAAGCTCCCGCCGAGCAGGCCGAAGAGGCCGCCTCCGAGGCACAGGCCGAAGGCAACTGA
- the ygiD gene encoding 4,5-DOPA dioxygenase extradiol, with protein sequence MSFVTDLRRLRDSLARSDRMPVVFLGHGSPMNALEDTDYSRAWSELGRTLPRPKAILVVSAHWMSKGTTLVATEAKPETIHDFYGFPGPLYDMQYPAPGAPELAREVTSLLASHHGESDESWGLDHGSWAVLKFLYPGADVPVFQVSIDMTAPLSDQLEIGALLSELRDRGVLILGSGNVVHNLRAMRPGGAPLDFAEEFDTLFADRLEARDMATLADREKLGSLLKMAHPSHDHYLPALTIAGAAGAGDELTWMTDAIDLGSVSMRSFIFHAA encoded by the coding sequence ATGAGCTTTGTCACCGATCTGCGCCGCTTGCGCGACAGCCTCGCCCGGTCCGACCGGATGCCCGTGGTCTTCCTCGGCCACGGCAGCCCGATGAACGCACTGGAAGACACCGACTACAGCCGCGCATGGAGCGAGCTGGGCCGCACCCTGCCCCGCCCCAAGGCGATCCTCGTGGTGTCGGCCCATTGGATGAGCAAGGGAACCACGCTGGTCGCGACCGAGGCCAAGCCCGAGACGATCCATGATTTTTACGGCTTCCCCGGACCGCTCTACGACATGCAGTACCCCGCGCCCGGCGCACCCGAACTGGCGCGGGAGGTCACCAGCCTGCTGGCCAGCCACCACGGCGAAAGCGATGAAAGCTGGGGCCTCGACCACGGCTCATGGGCGGTGCTGAAATTCCTCTACCCCGGCGCCGACGTGCCGGTGTTTCAAGTCTCGATAGACATGACGGCCCCACTCTCCGACCAGCTCGAAATCGGCGCGCTGCTTTCCGAGTTGCGCGACCGTGGCGTCCTGATCCTCGGCTCCGGCAACGTCGTCCACAACCTGCGGGCCATGCGCCCCGGCGGCGCACCGCTCGACTTTGCCGAAGAGTTCGACACCCTTTTCGCAGACCGGCTGGAGGCCCGCGACATGGCCACGCTGGCCGACCGCGAGAAACTGGGCAGCCTGCTCAAGATGGCCCACCCGAGCCACGACCATTACCTGCCCGCGCTCACCATCGCAGGGGCAGCAGGCGCGGGCGACGAGTTGACATGGATGACCGACGCCATCGATCTCGGCTCCGTCTCCATGCGGTCCTTCATTTTTCACGCCGCCTGA
- a CDS encoding ABC transporter substrate-binding protein, with translation MKKLIAALSAATVLAGPAAAQDTYFPIIAKGFSHQFWQAVKAGADAAAERNGVSITFEGPNTEAEIDKQTDILNAAIAKKPQGLGFAALDSQAQVPALRKAADAGIPIVAFDSGVESDLPLTTCTTDNLAAAAAGADGLAEAIGGEGKVAAIIHDQTSATGIGRRDGFLNQIEAAYPNIEIVDVQYANDALKATETAKAMLQANPDLKGIFASNEGAAIGLAVAIKESGSDIVGVGFDSGKSQKDAILDGTLRGSITQNPVGIGECVVDSLAKAMKGEELPEVIDTGFYWYDKDNMDDPQVAAVLYD, from the coding sequence ATGAAGAAACTGATTGCGGCCCTCAGCGCGGCCACCGTTCTGGCCGGCCCCGCTGCCGCGCAGGACACCTATTTTCCGATCATCGCGAAGGGCTTCAGCCACCAGTTCTGGCAGGCGGTCAAGGCCGGGGCCGATGCCGCCGCCGAGCGCAATGGCGTGAGCATCACCTTCGAGGGGCCGAACACCGAGGCTGAGATCGACAAGCAGACCGACATCCTGAATGCCGCCATCGCCAAGAAGCCGCAGGGCCTCGGCTTTGCCGCGCTCGACAGCCAGGCCCAGGTGCCGGCGCTGCGCAAGGCGGCCGATGCGGGCATTCCGATCGTGGCCTTCGACTCGGGCGTGGAATCCGACCTGCCGCTGACCACCTGCACCACCGACAACCTCGCCGCCGCCGCCGCTGGCGCGGACGGGCTGGCAGAGGCGATTGGCGGTGAGGGCAAGGTGGCCGCGATCATTCACGACCAGACCTCGGCCACCGGCATCGGGCGGCGTGACGGCTTCCTCAACCAGATCGAGGCGGCTTATCCGAATATCGAGATCGTCGATGTGCAGTATGCCAACGACGCGCTGAAGGCGACCGAGACGGCCAAGGCGATGCTGCAGGCCAACCCTGACCTGAAGGGCATCTTTGCCTCCAACGAGGGTGCGGCCATCGGCCTTGCGGTGGCGATCAAGGAGAGCGGCTCCGATATCGTTGGCGTGGGTTTTGACTCCGGCAAGAGCCAGAAGGACGCGATCCTCGACGGCACGCTGCGCGGCTCGATCACCCAGAACCCGGTGGGCATTGGTGAGTGCGTGGTGGACTCGCTGGCAAAGGCGATGAAGGGCGAGGAGCTGCCCGAGGTGATCGACACCGGCTTCTACTGGTACGACAAGGACAACATGGACGACCCGCAGGTCGCCGCCGTGCTTTACGACTGA